A stretch of Andreesenia angusta DNA encodes these proteins:
- a CDS encoding glycosyltransferase, whose amino-acid sequence MKSVQINQVCGSGSTGRIALDISKTLDEENIENWILYGYGDSDYERAIKFGGAFNIRSHQLKTRLLGKHGFYSKSATKELVKKLEAIDPDIIHLHNLHGHYLNVELLFNYLSEFKKPVIWTLHDCWSFTGHCAYFDYVGCEKWRTGCYKCPNLREYPRSLLFDRSKESYRDKKKIFNSIENLSIVAPSEWLAGLARKSFLGKYPVKVIYNGIDLDVFKPTESNFRQENGLQGKFVMLGVANVWERRKGYSYFLELSKRLKEDERIVLLGLDESQKRELPNNILAVEKTSSQKELAKIYSAADLFVNPTLEEVFGLVNAESLACGTPVVTFNTGGSPEAIDEYTGIVVEKGNLEELVTSIEKIKANGKSFYSERCINRVRELFEKTEKYKEYVSLYREINGRAEKKVK is encoded by the coding sequence ATGAAATCTGTTCAGATCAATCAGGTCTGCGGAAGCGGCAGTACAGGCAGGATAGCGCTGGATATAAGCAAGACACTAGATGAAGAGAATATTGAAAACTGGATACTCTACGGATATGGGGATTCGGACTACGAAAGAGCCATAAAGTTCGGAGGAGCGTTCAACATAAGGAGCCATCAGCTTAAGACAAGGCTGCTTGGGAAGCATGGATTCTACTCTAAGTCTGCCACAAAAGAGCTTGTAAAGAAGCTTGAGGCCATAGACCCGGATATAATCCACCTTCACAATCTGCATGGGCACTACTTGAATGTAGAGCTGCTTTTCAATTACCTGTCTGAATTCAAGAAGCCTGTGATCTGGACTCTTCACGACTGCTGGAGCTTCACAGGTCACTGTGCATATTTCGACTACGTCGGGTGTGAAAAATGGAGGACTGGATGCTACAAGTGCCCTAATCTTAGAGAGTACCCCAGAAGCCTGCTGTTTGACAGGTCTAAGGAGTCCTACAGGGACAAAAAAAAGATATTCAACAGTATTGAGAATCTGAGTATAGTTGCTCCGTCGGAGTGGCTTGCTGGGCTTGCAAGAAAGTCTTTTCTTGGAAAATATCCTGTGAAAGTTATATACAACGGGATAGACTTAGATGTGTTTAAGCCCACAGAGTCGAATTTCAGGCAGGAAAATGGGCTTCAGGGAAAGTTTGTGATGCTTGGAGTTGCAAATGTATGGGAAAGAAGAAAAGGGTATAGCTATTTTCTAGAGCTTTCTAAGAGGCTGAAAGAGGACGAGAGGATAGTGCTCTTAGGGCTTGACGAGAGCCAGAAGCGAGAGCTTCCAAACAATATATTGGCTGTTGAGAAGACAAGCTCGCAAAAGGAGCTTGCAAAAATATACTCCGCGGCGGATCTGTTTGTAAACCCTACACTTGAAGAGGTATTTGGGCTTGTGAACGCCGAGTCACTGGCTTGCGGAACTCCGGTAGTGACTTTCAATACTGGAGGAAGTCCAGAGGCTATAGACGAATACACGGGGATAGTGGTTGAAAAGGGGAATTTAGAAGAACTTGTAACTTCCATAGAAAAGATTAAGGCTAATGGCAAGAGCTTTTACTCGGAACGCTGCATAAACAGAGTGCGAGAGTTGTTTGAGAAAACAGAGAAGTACAAAGAGTATGTAAGCCTTTACCGTGAAATAAACGGTCGGGCAGAAAAGAAGGTGAAATAA
- a CDS encoding EpsG family protein, with translation MIIYIYNMVLILIGGAVLLDMVSDRASKKLYCSVVAVNMALISGLRAYSVGPDTANYVWYFMRDATRSFSEIILGNTDLEKGYILFEYIVSRFTSNPTVFFLLVAFFFMAVTSLLVYRYSAEPCLSFLVFASLGFFTFSMLASRQTMALGITLLSFKFIKEKRLIPFLISIAVAMNFHFSSVAFLPAYFLARKKLTKTYIIGAAIGIPGAYLLKEQVFIILSKFTKYNYSPIENEGPYVLITLMILVFIGGFIQRESVIKRNADNLILYNMSFSSIIIAMLTFVHPSAIRVAYYYHIYLILFIPEIILSISDKKIRRIAYVLSIVALVTLGIRLLLKNSYYVPYLFFWQ, from the coding sequence TTGATAATATATATATACAATATGGTGCTAATACTTATAGGGGGGGCGGTCCTGCTGGACATGGTCTCGGACAGGGCTTCGAAAAAGCTTTACTGTTCAGTAGTCGCGGTCAACATGGCGCTTATATCTGGACTCAGGGCATACAGCGTTGGACCGGATACAGCCAACTATGTTTGGTATTTTATGAGGGATGCCACAAGGAGCTTTTCTGAAATAATACTGGGTAATACCGACTTGGAGAAGGGGTATATACTTTTTGAGTACATCGTCTCAAGGTTCACGTCGAATCCTACGGTTTTCTTTTTGTTGGTGGCGTTCTTTTTCATGGCAGTGACTTCACTACTTGTCTACAGGTACTCAGCCGAGCCTTGTCTTAGCTTTCTTGTGTTTGCTTCATTGGGTTTTTTTACTTTTTCGATGCTGGCTTCAAGACAGACTATGGCTTTGGGGATAACACTCTTAAGCTTTAAGTTTATAAAGGAAAAGAGGCTTATTCCGTTTCTAATATCTATTGCAGTAGCTATGAATTTCCACTTTTCATCGGTGGCATTTCTGCCGGCATATTTTCTGGCCAGAAAGAAGCTCACCAAGACGTACATCATAGGTGCAGCAATAGGAATACCAGGAGCTTACTTGCTTAAAGAGCAGGTTTTCATAATTTTAAGCAAGTTTACAAAGTACAATTACAGCCCTATTGAGAATGAAGGGCCTTATGTGCTAATAACGCTTATGATACTTGTGTTTATAGGAGGGTTTATTCAGCGTGAGAGCGTTATAAAGAGAAATGCCGACAACTTGATACTCTACAACATGTCTTTTTCTTCTATAATAATTGCTATGCTGACTTTTGTGCATCCAAGCGCCATAAGGGTGGCTTACTACTATCATATATACTTGATCTTGTTTATACCTGAAATAATACTTTCTATTTCAGACAAAAAAATAAGACGTATAGCCTATGTGCTTAGCATCGTGGCGCTTGTGACATTGGGAATAAGGCTATTGCTCAAAAATTCATACTATGTGCCTTATCTTTTCTTTTGGCAGTAA
- a CDS encoding YveK family protein → MIYQESEASELRQTMEISELLEVLGKRKWIVAFITVFTALAGFAYSYFLVNPMYRADTTLMVSSSKGTVSADDPASYIDIGRISVNQMIAVTYGEIVKSRVVLEPVIEELDLDMSYEELLDRTVSEPVEATEIIRISVEAESRNDAVTIANKITEVFVEEVVRILKVNNVEIIDRAAATEEPVNMSPVALTAIAAAAGVVIGILVALIVDYRDNTLKSAEDIERQIGIPVIGSIPDFGKMKED, encoded by the coding sequence ATGATATATCAAGAAAGCGAGGCGAGTGAATTGAGACAGACCATGGAAATTTCAGAGCTCCTAGAGGTTCTAGGAAAGAGAAAATGGATAGTGGCATTTATTACTGTATTTACGGCGTTGGCGGGATTTGCATACAGCTATTTTTTAGTAAACCCGATGTATAGAGCAGACACTACGCTTATGGTGAGCAGCTCAAAGGGGACAGTCTCGGCGGATGATCCGGCATCATATATAGATATTGGACGCATAAGCGTGAATCAGATGATAGCTGTGACTTACGGGGAAATAGTCAAGTCTAGAGTCGTACTAGAGCCTGTGATAGAGGAGCTAGATTTAGACATGAGCTACGAGGAGCTTCTAGACAGGACTGTTTCAGAGCCAGTTGAAGCTACAGAGATAATCAGGATATCTGTTGAAGCCGAGAGCAGAAACGATGCAGTCACAATAGCCAACAAGATAACAGAGGTATTTGTAGAGGAAGTAGTCAGAATACTTAAAGTGAACAATGTGGAGATAATAGACAGAGCTGCGGCTACAGAAGAACCTGTAAACATGAGCCCTGTAGCTTTGACGGCAATAGCTGCTGCAGCTGGGGTAGTGATTGGAATACTTGTAGCTTTAATAGTGGACTACAGGGACAATACGCTAAAGTCGGCTGAAGATATAGAGAGGCAAATAGGAATTCCGGTGATAGGATCTATACCAGACTTTGGAAAAATGAAAGAAGACTAA
- a CDS encoding CpsD/CapB family tyrosine-protein kinase — MKQLIVHEKPKSPISEAYRSIRTNIQFANIDKEMKTIMFTSTNKSEGKTTTISNIALTMADAGHRVLVVDCDFRNPSIHKAFGITNKYGVTDVLLKGKDHKEYLNHIMTHDNLDVLTAGKVPRNPSELLYSNSMRKLMEEFKKDYDYVMVDSPPILPVTDATVMATYMDGVVLVCASGAAEVESTRKAVDSLKKVGANIIGAVLNRTPVKYKEYHNYYYYDDKKTD, encoded by the coding sequence TTGAAACAGCTCATAGTGCACGAGAAGCCAAAATCCCCGATTTCGGAGGCGTATAGAAGCATAAGAACTAACATACAGTTTGCTAATATAGACAAAGAGATGAAGACCATAATGTTTACCAGCACAAATAAGTCTGAGGGAAAGACCACTACGATATCGAATATAGCTCTTACTATGGCGGATGCAGGACATAGAGTGCTAGTGGTGGACTGCGACTTTCGAAACCCAAGCATACACAAGGCTTTTGGAATTACAAACAAGTACGGTGTAACAGATGTGCTGCTTAAGGGAAAGGACCACAAGGAGTATTTGAATCACATAATGACCCACGACAATCTAGACGTGCTCACAGCCGGAAAAGTGCCTAGAAATCCTTCAGAGCTCCTATACTCCAACTCAATGAGAAAGCTCATGGAGGAGTTCAAGAAGGACTACGACTATGTTATGGTGGATTCGCCACCAATACTGCCTGTTACAGATGCAACTGTCATGGCCACTTATATGGATGGAGTAGTGCTGGTGTGTGCATCAGGTGCTGCAGAAGTGGAGTCAACCAGAAAAGCTGTGGACTCACTTAAAAAAGTGGGTGCCAATATCATAGGCGCAGTACTTAACAGGACGCCGGTGAAATACAAGGAGTATCACAATTATTATTACTATGACGATAAAAAAACGGACTAA
- a CDS encoding polysaccharide biosynthesis protein produces MLDLLFVNISAILALKVGFNFESTSEFLKYREILLEYRPIYSVFVLGVFYLFGLYDSLWKYASIKEFISVITASLFGVFLVYLAFRMSYIDMVSNFYVINGLMLMATAGGIRFGYRMLRVIKVYIPNKSSGFLSGSRSRVLIIGAGDSGVMTAKEIQSHIQDRKKVVGYLDDDEGKIGELLQGVPVLSKINEVGQVVDELDIDEIIISIPSLGNKRRREIFDKCKKLDVKLKTVPSLYDLIDGKIEIESIRNVEIEDLLGRDPVEIDNPEIERYVSGKVILVTGGGGSIGSELCRQISKFRPSTLIIFDIYENNAYDIQNELKRSYRDELDLKVLIGSIRDRVRLEEVFAKYRPNLVFHAAAHKHVPLMQESPFEAIKNNSLGTLNTAEIAGRYGVERFVMISTDKAVNPTNIMGASKRLAEICIQNLNQKYIKTEYMAVRFGNVLGSNGSVIPLFKKQIEQGGPVTLTHPDIIRYFMTIPEAVLLVLQAGSMSVGGEIFVLDMGEPVKILNLAKDLIRLSGFEPYEDISIEFVGLRPGEKLYEELMLSEEGVMDTLHKKIFVVHPVEMDSSEVEKAMQSINEALASKDLELMEQRIKELIPKYRGITDTKSD; encoded by the coding sequence ATGCTGGATTTGCTTTTTGTAAATATTTCAGCGATACTTGCGCTGAAGGTTGGATTCAACTTTGAGTCTACATCTGAGTTTCTGAAGTACAGAGAGATACTCTTGGAGTACAGGCCAATTTACTCTGTCTTTGTACTAGGAGTATTTTATCTGTTTGGACTCTATGACAGTTTGTGGAAGTATGCAAGCATAAAGGAGTTTATATCTGTAATAACTGCATCTTTGTTTGGAGTTTTTCTTGTGTATTTAGCATTCAGGATGAGCTATATAGATATGGTGAGCAATTTCTACGTCATAAACGGACTTATGCTCATGGCGACCGCAGGTGGAATAAGGTTTGGGTATAGGATGCTTAGGGTTATAAAAGTATATATACCAAATAAATCATCAGGGTTTTTAAGCGGAAGTCGGTCGAGGGTGCTTATAATAGGAGCTGGAGATTCTGGCGTCATGACGGCGAAAGAGATACAGAGCCATATTCAAGACAGAAAAAAAGTTGTTGGATATCTAGACGACGATGAAGGCAAGATAGGAGAGCTTCTTCAAGGCGTGCCTGTGCTTTCGAAAATAAATGAAGTTGGACAAGTAGTGGATGAACTTGATATAGACGAAATCATAATTTCAATACCATCTCTGGGAAATAAGAGGCGTAGAGAAATTTTCGATAAATGCAAGAAATTAGATGTAAAGCTCAAGACAGTGCCAAGTCTATATGACCTCATAGATGGCAAGATAGAGATTGAAAGTATAAGAAATGTAGAGATAGAGGATCTTCTTGGAAGGGATCCGGTCGAGATTGACAACCCTGAGATAGAGAGATATGTATCTGGGAAGGTGATTCTAGTCACTGGAGGAGGCGGATCTATCGGATCTGAGCTTTGCAGGCAGATATCAAAGTTCAGGCCGTCGACACTTATAATCTTCGACATATATGAAAACAATGCGTACGATATTCAGAATGAGCTTAAAAGAAGTTATAGAGATGAACTAGACTTGAAAGTGCTTATAGGATCGATAAGAGATAGAGTTAGGCTTGAAGAAGTGTTTGCAAAATACAGGCCTAATTTGGTATTTCATGCAGCCGCTCATAAACACGTGCCTCTGATGCAGGAGAGTCCTTTTGAGGCTATAAAAAACAACTCTTTAGGAACATTGAACACAGCTGAAATTGCAGGTAGATATGGAGTAGAGCGCTTTGTGATGATATCTACAGATAAGGCTGTAAATCCGACCAACATAATGGGGGCGAGCAAAAGACTTGCTGAGATTTGTATACAGAACTTAAATCAAAAGTATATAAAAACAGAGTATATGGCTGTAAGGTTCGGGAATGTACTTGGGAGCAACGGGTCTGTAATACCGCTCTTTAAAAAGCAGATAGAACAGGGTGGCCCTGTGACTCTTACACATCCTGATATAATAAGGTATTTCATGACTATACCTGAGGCTGTCCTATTGGTTCTTCAGGCAGGATCTATGTCTGTCGGAGGCGAGATATTTGTCTTGGATATGGGAGAGCCTGTAAAGATATTAAACTTGGCAAAAGACCTTATAAGACTCTCAGGGTTTGAGCCATATGAGGACATAAGTATAGAGTTCGTAGGACTCAGACCCGGTGAAAAGCTCTATGAAGAATTGATGCTAAGTGAAGAGGGAGTAATGGATACGCTTCACAAGAAGATATTTGTAGTACACCCAGTTGAGATGGATTCAAGTGAAGTAGAGAAGGCGATGCAGTCCATAAACGAGGCGCTTGCGAGCAAGGATCTTGAGCTTATGGAGCAGCGAATAAAAGAGCTTATACCTAAGTACAGAGGAATTACAGATACTAAAAGTGACTAA
- a CDS encoding CpsB/CapC family capsule biosynthesis tyrosine phosphatase yields MIDIHCHIVPGVDDGPDSAEEAKQMIEMMYNDGIRGVVATSHRNHPLDFGATRVYEESLAEIKSMASELYPGFKIYSGAEFFVRDGYLEILDSPPYDFTIEGTDCVLLEFESDATYEKISDAVYEFTIRGFKPVIAHIDKYRDIWSSEENIEKLRDEGAYIQITGATLVGKYGNTMESTMKKLLKKGHIDFIGSDGHSPEKRKPLLKRAYRVVSRICSRAEADRLFVENPSSMLSGKSVEKKESRSFTELFLHSLKLSPIVVITVFIIGAILYYFLGS; encoded by the coding sequence ATGATAGATATACATTGCCATATAGTGCCTGGAGTGGACGATGGGCCAGACAGCGCTGAAGAAGCCAAGCAGATGATAGAAATGATGTATAATGACGGGATAAGGGGGGTAGTGGCCACTTCTCACAGAAATCACCCACTGGACTTTGGAGCAACGAGAGTTTACGAGGAGTCGCTAGCAGAGATAAAGAGTATGGCAAGCGAATTGTATCCCGGCTTTAAAATATACAGCGGGGCTGAGTTTTTTGTGAGAGACGGATACCTAGAGATACTGGACAGTCCACCATATGACTTCACAATAGAGGGGACAGACTGTGTACTGCTGGAATTTGAATCGGATGCAACCTACGAAAAAATATCTGACGCTGTGTACGAATTTACTATAAGGGGTTTTAAGCCGGTAATCGCACATATAGACAAGTATAGGGATATATGGAGTAGCGAGGAGAATATAGAGAAGCTGAGAGATGAGGGCGCATATATTCAAATAACGGGAGCTACTCTTGTGGGGAAGTATGGAAATACTATGGAGAGCACAATGAAGAAGCTTTTGAAAAAAGGTCATATAGATTTCATAGGCTCGGACGGTCACTCTCCAGAGAAGAGAAAGCCATTGCTTAAGAGAGCCTATAGAGTTGTCAGCAGGATATGCTCTAGAGCAGAAGCTGACAGACTCTTTGTGGAAAACCCGAGTTCAATGCTATCAGGTAAATCTGTTGAAAAGAAAGAGTCCAGAAGCTTTACGGAGCTATTTCTACACAGTTTGAAACTCTCACCTATAGTCGTAATAACTGTATTCATAATAGGAGCTATACTATACTACTTTTTAGGGTCTTAA
- a CDS encoding LCP family protein, with translation MKKKIIAVIAVFSILIGVVAGAYVFLGGGTDSPGPVSEKPEDSPKMDDKQEGEDTPEVEADDVEEAKGDITFLLMGVDDGERTDTLMVCKYFEKTGKVAVLSVPRDTRTLIPGYGLDKINHAHAYGGADLSLASINNLLDMDIEYHVRVDYKIVEEVVDVLGGIEVDVPSGIEGLEPGVQTLDGGQAELFLRHRKGYYNQDLGRIKAQQEFIKSLVSKMAETRNIVKISSMIKSSLNHVETNVPLSTALGYALKLRGLDISELQMETLPGTPGMINGISYIIVDQEEIPGVVERLFLNSDI, from the coding sequence ATGAAAAAAAAGATAATTGCTGTGATCGCAGTGTTTTCGATTTTGATTGGAGTAGTTGCAGGGGCATATGTATTCCTAGGGGGCGGCACAGATTCACCAGGGCCAGTTTCGGAGAAGCCAGAGGACAGTCCGAAGATGGACGACAAGCAAGAAGGTGAAGATACTCCAGAAGTAGAAGCAGATGATGTTGAAGAAGCAAAAGGAGATATAACGTTCTTGCTGATGGGAGTAGACGACGGAGAGAGAACAGATACACTCATGGTGTGCAAGTACTTTGAGAAAACAGGGAAGGTAGCGGTGCTTTCTGTGCCTAGAGACACAAGAACACTGATTCCAGGATATGGGCTGGACAAAATAAACCATGCCCATGCTTACGGTGGAGCGGATCTTTCGTTGGCCTCAATAAATAATTTGCTTGATATGGACATAGAATACCATGTGAGAGTGGATTATAAGATAGTGGAAGAAGTGGTCGATGTGCTAGGGGGCATAGAAGTAGATGTTCCAAGCGGTATAGAAGGTCTTGAGCCTGGAGTTCAGACACTAGACGGAGGACAAGCAGAGCTGTTCTTAAGACATAGAAAAGGATACTACAATCAAGACCTAGGCAGAATAAAAGCCCAGCAGGAATTCATAAAGAGCCTTGTATCTAAGATGGCTGAAACTAGAAATATAGTCAAGATATCTTCTATGATAAAATCTAGTTTAAACCATGTTGAGACTAATGTGCCGTTAAGCACAGCACTGGGCTATGCTTTGAAGCTAAGAGGACTGGACATATCGGAACTCCAGATGGAGACCCTACCAGGTACACCAGGCATGATAAACGGGATATCTTATATAATCGTAGACCAGGAAGAGATTCCGGGAGTTGTAGAACGACTATTCTTGAATAGCGACATTTAA
- a CDS encoding right-handed parallel beta-helix repeat-containing protein has protein sequence MKKRILSLTLVSVMALGMISSIPVEARGFRSFKTIKRKPTPVVVQPVEPVVEETKPVQTEVTNTENATTGETQLGSAIDTSAVNVIDFGAVADANYYNPSNGNYYADAAFTKPATDATQAINSAVKHASQNGIQKVVIPSGNYLIKAEGVSATGIEGDYAKTGGILLQSNMTLEMSSNAVLVTNTVNKPGYSLITVNNKSNVKIVGGKLVGDKDTHPANTHNACYGISIINGSKNIYVDGTEITKMEDDGIMITDYAIDQSGGTRSSDIEIRNVKSHNNGRQGLTIATGSNIKILNSEFSNQTKHEPKSGIDIEIESYDHVGVKNVEISGNKFEGNAFSGVLFSNMFNDRPNSMSENIKINGNTINGSRHGILAEGKSNGLDMSNNNITVNNYNVGQSSVAVGTLSAESSGVVISGNNIISDDSKAHTSMGVYSTTPGVSINGNNLVGQNVGMMLSGGGEQIVGNKISKVLATGIHISGSNQNISENEISVSGAAHLSSDSYHNVIYAAYAENLAIKNNNFHDMKSYGINLAEGVRNTEVSGNTMKNIGTEAFPNKNSFLHIASENTGINVTGNTFDRGAYPTLYLGISYANSVKGANSFTNNEIIGFSSYGYGMNDGGFVFQGNKGI, from the coding sequence ATGAAAAAGAGAATTTTGAGTTTGACATTGGTGAGCGTTATGGCATTGGGAATGATCAGTTCTATACCTGTAGAGGCAAGAGGCTTTAGAAGTTTCAAAACAATCAAGAGAAAGCCAACGCCTGTAGTGGTGCAGCCTGTCGAGCCAGTGGTTGAGGAGACGAAGCCAGTGCAGACTGAAGTTACTAATACAGAGAATGCAACGACAGGAGAAACACAGTTGGGATCAGCGATAGATACATCAGCAGTAAATGTAATTGATTTTGGAGCTGTGGCAGATGCAAACTACTACAACCCGAGCAATGGAAACTACTACGCTGATGCGGCTTTCACAAAGCCTGCAACAGACGCAACTCAAGCTATAAACAGTGCTGTAAAGCATGCGAGTCAAAATGGAATACAAAAAGTCGTAATCCCTTCAGGAAATTACCTGATAAAAGCAGAAGGCGTTTCCGCTACTGGAATAGAAGGGGACTACGCTAAAACAGGTGGAATACTTTTGCAGAGCAATATGACACTTGAGATGTCTAGCAATGCTGTTCTGGTTACAAATACTGTTAACAAGCCTGGATACTCACTGATAACTGTAAACAACAAGTCGAATGTAAAAATCGTAGGTGGAAAGCTTGTAGGAGATAAAGATACACATCCAGCTAACACTCACAATGCATGCTATGGAATAAGCATAATTAATGGATCTAAAAACATATATGTAGATGGGACAGAAATCACCAAGATGGAAGATGATGGTATTATGATTACAGACTATGCCATAGATCAAAGTGGAGGAACTAGATCAAGTGATATAGAGATTAGAAATGTAAAAAGTCATAATAATGGAAGACAGGGGCTAACTATAGCAACTGGATCTAATATAAAAATACTGAACAGCGAATTTTCAAATCAGACAAAACACGAACCGAAGAGCGGTATCGATATAGAGATAGAGAGCTACGATCATGTTGGAGTTAAAAACGTTGAAATATCGGGAAACAAATTTGAAGGCAATGCATTTTCAGGAGTGCTTTTCAGCAATATGTTCAATGATAGGCCGAACAGCATGTCTGAAAACATAAAGATAAATGGAAACACAATAAATGGGTCAAGACATGGAATACTTGCAGAAGGCAAGTCAAATGGACTTGATATGTCCAACAACAACATAACTGTAAACAACTATAACGTTGGACAGTCATCTGTAGCCGTAGGAACACTTTCGGCAGAGTCTAGCGGAGTTGTAATAAGTGGAAACAACATAATCTCAGACGACAGCAAGGCACATACAAGCATGGGTGTTTACAGCACAACTCCTGGGGTGTCTATAAATGGAAACAATCTAGTTGGTCAAAATGTAGGGATGATGCTAAGTGGTGGCGGAGAGCAAATCGTTGGGAACAAGATTTCAAAAGTGCTCGCAACAGGAATCCACATTTCAGGTTCGAACCAAAATATATCTGAAAATGAGATAAGTGTTTCAGGAGCAGCACATCTTTCTAGCGACTCTTATCACAATGTGATATACGCAGCTTATGCAGAAAACCTTGCTATAAAGAACAACAACTTCCACGATATGAAAAGCTATGGAATAAACCTTGCAGAGGGAGTTAGAAATACTGAGGTATCAGGAAACACTATGAAGAACATAGGTACAGAAGCATTCCCTAATAAGAACAGCTTCTTGCACATTGCAAGTGAAAACACTGGAATAAACGTGACAGGCAATACTTTTGACAGAGGAGCATACCCAACGCTTTATCTAGGGATAAGCTATGCAAACTCTGTAAAGGGAGCTAACAGCTTCACTAATAACGAGATAATAGGGTTTAGCAGCTATGGATATGGAATGAATGACGGCGGCTTTGTTTTCCAAGGAAACAAAGGAATATAG
- a CDS encoding lipopolysaccharide biosynthesis protein encodes MKTEITKSKVLYSMAWKLMERGGAQLVQAAVQILLARFLMPEEYGLIVLVSTFIVIANVFLESGLNIALIQKKNVDEADFSSVFYLNLSISVLLYIVLFVSAPYIADFYNDERIVSVARVLSLTLFIGGFSLCQGAYLSRNMMFRELFKSTLLGTVLAGIVGVLAAYMGLGVWALVLNNLIKQLIVAIVIWFTVKWRPKLVFSVDKIKTLFSYSSKIMASNMIYTFYENIINLIIVRAYNSATLGFYNRGNNLPKLIMTNINESIQAVMLPTLSHYQEDIAKVKNMLKRTILTSTFVIFPMMAGLAAVGEPVIRILLTEKWMKAVPFLQIFCLYYALWPVMTPNLQVIMALGRSDIILKREIVSTTMGIMILLVSVPRGVYAIAFGLVLSSLIDILIVTRLVFKLTGYGHAEQFKDILPSLMASIAMGAVVYCINFLDIADWQKLMFQVVTGVTVYIGIARIFRIESLGYLIATIKQLRGNRD; translated from the coding sequence ATGAAAACAGAGATAACAAAATCAAAGGTTCTTTACTCAATGGCTTGGAAGTTGATGGAAAGAGGAGGAGCGCAGCTAGTACAGGCAGCAGTTCAAATTTTATTGGCTAGGTTTTTGATGCCTGAAGAATATGGACTTATAGTTTTGGTGAGTACTTTTATAGTTATTGCGAATGTGTTTTTAGAAAGTGGTCTGAATATAGCTCTTATACAGAAAAAGAATGTAGATGAGGCGGACTTCTCCTCTGTTTTTTACCTTAACCTGTCTATTTCAGTACTCCTGTACATAGTGCTGTTTGTGTCTGCTCCCTATATAGCTGATTTTTACAATGATGAAAGAATAGTTTCTGTGGCAAGAGTTCTGTCTCTGACGCTTTTTATCGGTGGATTCAGCTTGTGTCAAGGAGCGTATCTCTCTAGGAATATGATGTTCAGGGAGTTGTTTAAAAGCACATTGCTAGGCACAGTATTAGCAGGGATAGTAGGTGTGCTTGCTGCGTACATGGGGTTAGGTGTATGGGCACTTGTTTTGAACAATCTTATAAAGCAATTAATAGTCGCTATAGTGATTTGGTTCACTGTAAAGTGGAGGCCGAAACTTGTATTTTCAGTAGACAAGATAAAGACGCTATTTTCATATAGCTCCAAAATAATGGCTTCAAACATGATCTATACTTTTTATGAAAACATTATAAATCTAATAATCGTAAGGGCCTATAACTCAGCAACACTTGGGTTCTACAACAGAGGGAATAATCTGCCAAAGCTGATAATGACCAATATAAATGAATCAATACAGGCGGTTATGCTTCCTACGCTATCCCATTATCAAGAGGATATAGCGAAAGTCAAGAACATGCTCAAGAGGACTATACTCACCTCAACCTTTGTCATATTTCCAATGATGGCAGGTTTAGCCGCAGTGGGAGAACCTGTAATCAGGATTTTGCTCACTGAAAAGTGGATGAAAGCTGTGCCGTTTTTACAGATATTCTGCCTTTATTATGCCCTATGGCCCGTTATGACTCCAAACCTTCAGGTCATAATGGCACTTGGAAGGAGCGATATAATTTTAAAGCGAGAGATTGTAAGCACTACGATGGGCATAATGATACTGCTTGTAAGTGTTCCAAGAGGAGTATATGCAATAGCGTTTGGGCTTGTGCTGAGCTCCTTGATAGATATATTGATAGTTACAAGGCTAGTATTTAAGCTGACAGGCTACGGTCATGCTGAACAATTTAAGGACATACTGCCTTCCCTAATGGCTTCGATTGCAATGGGAGCTGTAGTTTACTGTATAAACTTCTTGGACATTGCAGACTGGCAAAAACTTATGTTCCAAGTTGTCACAGGGGTTACTGTATACATAGGTATTGCTAGAATATTTAGGATTGAGAGTCTAGGCTATCTAATTGCAACAATAAAGCAGCTTAGGGGAAACAGGGATTGA